A DNA window from Acidobacteriota bacterium contains the following coding sequences:
- a CDS encoding DUF814 domain-containing protein, producing MNSAEIKQIAKEIDDAMRGRKFGKIFPLSATSFAIDFYPHAGSYLFADCCSRTGSAFLIVRKLKELERSAVHSNAFIIQLRKTLTGRELTRSSEDAGSISLELSGEDDVHTLVIQLSGGSPNVFVIDKEGVIVAAARTSDRDGQKVGDVYAGPRVDQDAKCERPDLQGGTLSPILDAERRQYDSAARFELLAREARKKLKSEFAKRRRLLSNLNGDLAQHGNAEQWKKFGDLILANISNLRRESDTIYVTDYFDPKMSEIGIAADRDQPPTEAAETYFRKYTKARNAVIAIAERKKAVNAEIEQLERRQEAIEQAISSQDEGKLSEFVSAKHVEPQASKEKKKADSFTGARKFVSGDGFEIMVGKKAKDNDHLTFRIARSHDTWLHAADYPGSHVIIRNPNRTEIPVTTLVEAARLAAFYSDAREKPKAAVNYTQKKFVNKPKRAAPGLASLSSFKTILVESGFPETVVKS from the coding sequence GTGAACAGCGCTGAGATCAAACAAATAGCGAAAGAGATCGACGATGCAATGCGCGGACGAAAGTTCGGCAAGATTTTCCCGCTGTCGGCGACGTCATTTGCGATCGATTTTTACCCGCACGCCGGAAGCTATTTGTTCGCAGATTGTTGCTCAAGAACCGGATCGGCTTTCCTGATCGTTCGAAAACTGAAGGAACTTGAGAGATCCGCGGTCCATTCGAACGCATTTATCATTCAACTCCGTAAGACACTGACCGGAAGGGAACTGACCAGAAGTTCCGAAGATGCCGGTTCAATATCGCTCGAATTGTCCGGGGAAGACGATGTCCATACTTTGGTGATCCAACTGAGCGGCGGTTCGCCGAATGTCTTTGTCATTGACAAGGAAGGCGTGATAGTTGCAGCAGCGAGAACCTCGGACCGGGACGGCCAGAAGGTCGGAGATGTTTATGCCGGGCCTCGCGTGGATCAAGACGCCAAATGTGAAAGACCTGACCTGCAGGGCGGGACTTTGTCGCCTATTCTTGACGCTGAGAGGCGTCAATATGATTCCGCGGCCCGATTTGAGCTGCTGGCTAGGGAAGCCCGCAAAAAATTAAAGAGCGAGTTCGCAAAGCGGCGGAGGCTGCTCTCTAATCTCAACGGCGACCTCGCTCAGCATGGGAACGCCGAGCAGTGGAAGAAATTCGGGGACCTGATCCTGGCGAACATTTCAAATCTACGGCGCGAGTCCGATACGATCTACGTGACCGACTATTTTGATCCCAAAATGAGCGAGATCGGGATCGCGGCCGATCGCGATCAACCGCCAACCGAAGCTGCAGAGACCTATTTTCGCAAATATACCAAAGCCCGCAACGCCGTGATTGCGATCGCTGAACGCAAAAAAGCCGTCAATGCGGAAATCGAGCAGCTTGAGCGGCGCCAGGAAGCAATAGAACAAGCTATATCGTCGCAAGATGAAGGAAAGTTAAGCGAGTTTGTTTCTGCAAAACATGTTGAGCCTCAAGCCTCGAAAGAGAAAAAAAAGGCGGATAGTTTTACGGGAGCTAGAAAATTCGTCTCAGGCGACGGTTTTGAAATAATGGTTGGGAAGAAGGCAAAAGATAACGACCATCTGACCTTTCGCATAGCAAGATCCCACGATACCTGGCTGCACGCTGCTGACTATCCCGGCTCGCACGTGATAATACGCAACCCAAATCGTACGGAGATCCCCGTCACAACACTTGTTGAGGCCGCCCGATTAGCTGCTTTTTACAGCGACGCCCGCGAAAAACCGAAGGCAGCCGTTAACTACACTCAAAAAAAGTTCGTCAATAAGCCAAAGCGAGCCGCTCCGGGGCTCGCAAGTTTATCAAGCTTCAAAACTATTTTGGTGGAATCGGGATTTCCGGAAACTGTTGTTAAGTCTTAG
- a CDS encoding SDR family oxidoreductase has translation MTLRKDSVAVVTGAASGIGQALAIRLAADGIAGVAISDVNAEGLAVTQAAIEKMGVPVSVHITDVSKLDHVKQLADDVVAKHGRVTHLVNNAGVGVIGTFEQISLEDFEWLMGINFWGVIYGCKVFLPLLKQQDAAHIVNISSVFGMIAPEEQTAYCSAKFGVRGFTESLRHELADSNISVSCVHPGGILTNIARNSRVGEGTPPEWKQQGVKFFDRVAKTTSETAAEVIIGGIKSNEPRILIGKDAKAISIISRLFPRNYLRMLERLSGHKMSLRKK, from the coding sequence ATGACGCTTAGAAAGGATTCAGTAGCCGTTGTTACAGGAGCGGCATCGGGCATCGGTCAGGCTCTCGCGATCAGGCTAGCGGCCGATGGAATTGCCGGCGTGGCAATTTCTGATGTAAATGCGGAAGGTTTGGCGGTGACCCAGGCAGCGATCGAAAAGATGGGCGTTCCGGTTTCCGTTCACATAACCGACGTGTCGAAACTGGATCACGTTAAGCAACTCGCGGACGATGTAGTTGCCAAACACGGCCGCGTTACGCACCTTGTTAATAACGCTGGAGTAGGTGTGATCGGAACATTTGAACAGATCTCACTCGAGGATTTTGAGTGGCTGATGGGCATTAATTTCTGGGGCGTTATCTATGGATGCAAGGTCTTTTTGCCTCTCCTTAAGCAGCAGGATGCGGCCCATATCGTAAATATTTCCAGCGTCTTCGGAATGATCGCTCCTGAGGAGCAGACTGCCTATTGTTCGGCGAAATTTGGGGTGCGTGGATTTACTGAGAGCCTGAGGCACGAACTGGCTGATTCAAACATCTCGGTTTCGTGCGTTCATCCCGGCGGGATCCTGACGAATATTGCCCGCAATTCACGCGTGGGAGAAGGAACACCGCCCGAATGGAAGCAACAGGGAGTCAAGTTTTTTGACCGCGTAGCAAAAACTACCTCAGAAACCGCTGCCGAGGTGATAATTGGAGGAATCAAGTCGAACGAGCCGCGGATATTGATCGGGAAAGACGCTAAAGCCATAAGCATCATCTCCAGGCTGTTCCCTAGAAACTATTTGCGAATGCTAGAGCGTCTCAGCGGCCACAAAATGAGCTTGAGAAAAAAATGA
- a CDS encoding NYN domain-containing protein — protein sequence MQFDTTTSSSWQFGHRGRVAVFIDGNNLFHAARFHNIDIDYNKLLRVLLGDGRLLRAFFYTGVDVGAERQQGFLLWMRRNGFRVVQKELKTFYDGTRKANLDVEIAVDMLSLAGRYDTAVLVSGDEDFVYAVNAVAYKGCRVEVAGFRSNTAPRLIDVGDFFIDLGDIAHLIKKDVGQAGDYDIPSFVPPGESSEAPNAPRDAFKRISQPVPFDNDFAESETELITDLRGDER from the coding sequence ATGCAGTTCGATACGACTACAAGCTCGTCCTGGCAGTTTGGGCATCGTGGCCGTGTAGCCGTTTTTATTGACGGGAACAATCTATTCCACGCAGCCCGGTTCCATAACATAGATATCGATTACAACAAGCTGCTCCGTGTTCTGCTTGGCGACGGAAGGCTTTTGCGTGCTTTTTTCTACACCGGTGTTGACGTCGGGGCGGAGCGGCAGCAGGGATTTCTGCTATGGATGCGCCGCAATGGTTTTCGCGTCGTGCAGAAGGAGCTTAAGACCTTTTATGACGGCACCCGCAAGGCAAATCTCGATGTAGAGATCGCGGTCGATATGCTCAGCCTTGCAGGTCGTTATGATACAGCTGTGCTCGTATCGGGTGACGAGGATTTTGTCTATGCTGTAAATGCGGTGGCTTACAAAGGTTGCCGTGTTGAGGTCGCGGGATTTCGTTCCAATACCGCCCCACGATTGATCGACGTCGGTGATTTCTTCATTGATCTTGGCGACATCGCTCATTTGATCAAGAAGGATGTCGGCCAGGCCGGCGATTACGATATTCCGTCTTTCGTTCCTCCGGGCGAGTCTTCCGAAGCCCCAAATGCTCCTCGCGATGCTTTTAAGCGCATATCGCAGCCGGTCCCGTTCGATAATGATTTTGCTGAATCAGAGACCGAACTGATCACGGACCTCCGGGGAGATGAGCGATGA
- the rlmB gene encoding 23S rRNA (guanosine(2251)-2'-O)-methyltransferase RlmB → MKPKSRDFREKDRGRRTPERDKRERPAPSPLKTNASLIYGLLPVLEALKAENRRIDKVVIADGAREHRVSEIIDLCRDRSIAWNRVPRETFAKHLESGVNHQGVIAFVAAADYVSTDEIFENANKIPLIVVLDGVEDPRNLGAILRTAEGAGVDGVIIPERRAVGLNDTVAKSSAGAIEYVKVAKTANLNRFIGKLKEKDIWVVGTSMDTEMSYTDWDWTRPSALVLGGEGGGLHRLVAENCDVLVKIPMYGKIDSLNVSVAAGVILFEAQRQRSKDE, encoded by the coding sequence ATGAAACCAAAAAGTAGGGACTTCAGAGAAAAGGACCGTGGGCGAAGAACTCCCGAACGAGACAAACGCGAACGGCCGGCACCGTCGCCGCTTAAAACAAATGCGTCGCTTATTTACGGCCTGCTGCCGGTTCTCGAGGCTCTAAAGGCTGAAAATCGTCGCATCGACAAAGTGGTCATCGCCGACGGAGCAAGGGAACACCGCGTCTCAGAGATCATAGATCTCTGCCGTGACCGCTCGATCGCGTGGAACCGCGTTCCGAGAGAGACGTTTGCCAAGCATCTGGAGTCCGGCGTGAACCATCAAGGCGTGATCGCCTTCGTTGCGGCCGCGGACTATGTTTCGACCGACGAGATATTTGAAAACGCTAATAAAATCCCCTTGATCGTGGTGCTCGACGGTGTTGAAGACCCACGAAATCTTGGTGCTATCCTTCGCACTGCGGAAGGAGCGGGCGTCGACGGGGTGATCATTCCAGAACGCCGTGCTGTTGGCCTCAATGACACGGTCGCAAAATCCTCAGCCGGAGCGATCGAATATGTAAAGGTTGCCAAAACCGCCAACCTTAACCGCTTCATCGGAAAACTGAAGGAAAAAGATATCTGGGTGGTCGGCACGAGTATGGACACAGAGATGTCATATACCGATTGGGACTGGACTCGTCCGAGTGCCCTTGTGCTCGGCGGCGAGGGTGGCGGATTGCATCGCCTGGTTGCCGAAAACTGTGACGTTTTGGTAAAAATTCCGATGTATGGAAAAATAGATTCCCTGAACGTTTCGGTGGCTGCAGGCGTTATACTTTTCGAAGCACAGCGACAACGGTCGAAGGACGAGTAA
- a CDS encoding DUF2203 domain-containing protein: MKLFTVREANELLPDVIPKLEAIRDLYVIIDGLRAEARAAAGASSLGGGMEGGTGYVNTLYQIGKHTTEIHELGIEIKDPSRGLIDFPSMSGDRVVLLCWQIGDGDEIEWWHEMDAGFAGRQKL; the protein is encoded by the coding sequence ATGAAACTTTTCACCGTAAGAGAAGCGAACGAACTGCTCCCGGATGTTATCCCGAAGCTCGAGGCGATCCGCGATCTTTACGTTATTATCGACGGCCTCAGGGCCGAAGCCCGTGCGGCGGCCGGAGCCTCAAGTTTAGGCGGCGGAATGGAAGGCGGGACGGGTTATGTCAATACACTTTATCAGATCGGAAAGCATACGACGGAGATCCACGAGCTCGGTATCGAGATCAAAGATCCATCGCGGGGACTGATCGATTTCCCAAGCATGAGCGGCGACCGCGTCGTTTTACTTTGCTGGCAGATCGGCGACGGGGACGAGATCGAGTGGTGGCACGAAATGGACGCGGGCTTTGCTGGAAGGCAAAAACTGTAA
- a CDS encoding NAD(P)/FAD-dependent oxidoreductase, producing the protein MDHKPKIVIIGGGFGGLWAAKALANKPVQVTLIDRKNHHVFQPLLYQVATAVLSPGEIAQPIRRILHWAENIEVILGEAVGFDKKEKKVTLIDGAEIEYDYLIIAAGARHSYFGHDEWETAAPGLKTLEDAVEIRRRVLLAFELAESQAYLTGVQKQLNFVVVGGGPTGVELAGAIADIARKALAKDFKAIDTRDAHVMLYEGSDKILGSFGKDLSESAKSQLESLGVEVHLNSFVTKIDAGRVKVGENWIDCDVVLWATGVAASPLGKALGVETDKAGRVLVEKDLSLKGFPNVFVIGDMASLLQESGEPVPGVSPAAMQMGDATAANILRDLKGKPRENFVYWDKGTMATIGRRKAIAQLSGFKFRGFIAWMMWLFLHVFFLIGFRNRLAVMFAWFWAYLTRERSARLITGDAEDLRDALKFLEGRSAVPVQQPKTKHKTIN; encoded by the coding sequence ATGGATCATAAGCCTAAAATTGTGATCATCGGCGGCGGTTTCGGCGGGCTTTGGGCAGCTAAGGCCTTGGCGAATAAGCCGGTGCAGGTGACATTGATCGACCGGAAAAATCATCACGTTTTCCAGCCGCTGCTTTATCAGGTGGCGACTGCGGTGCTGAGTCCGGGCGAGATCGCGCAGCCGATCCGGCGGATATTGCACTGGGCTGAGAACATTGAGGTCATTCTTGGTGAGGCGGTTGGATTTGATAAGAAAGAGAAAAAGGTTACGCTGATCGACGGTGCTGAGATCGAATACGATTATTTGATCATTGCGGCCGGGGCAAGGCATTCGTATTTTGGCCATGATGAATGGGAAACTGCCGCTCCGGGGTTAAAAACTCTTGAAGACGCGGTCGAGATACGCCGTCGCGTGTTGCTGGCATTCGAACTAGCAGAAAGTCAGGCATATCTCACGGGCGTGCAGAAGCAGCTTAATTTTGTTGTCGTCGGCGGCGGGCCAACGGGGGTTGAGCTTGCAGGTGCGATCGCGGACATCGCGAGAAAAGCTCTCGCTAAAGATTTCAAGGCCATCGATACACGCGATGCCCACGTTATGCTCTACGAGGGCTCTGACAAGATCCTCGGTTCATTCGGTAAAGACCTCTCGGAAAGTGCAAAATCGCAGCTTGAATCGCTCGGTGTTGAGGTTCATCTCAACAGTTTTGTGACCAAGATCGATGCCGGTAGGGTGAAAGTTGGAGAAAACTGGATCGACTGTGACGTCGTGCTTTGGGCGACGGGCGTGGCTGCTTCACCATTGGGCAAGGCACTTGGGGTCGAGACGGACAAGGCGGGGCGTGTACTTGTTGAGAAAGATCTATCGTTGAAAGGCTTTCCAAACGTTTTCGTGATCGGCGACATGGCTTCGCTTTTGCAAGAAAGCGGCGAACCCGTTCCCGGAGTAAGCCCGGCGGCGATGCAGATGGGCGATGCGACGGCGGCAAATATTCTACGTGATCTGAAAGGGAAACCGCGAGAGAATTTTGTCTACTGGGACAAAGGAACGATGGCGACCATTGGCCGTCGAAAGGCTATAGCTCAGCTTTCGGGCTTTAAATTTAGGGGCTTTATCGCGTGGATGATGTGGCTTTTTCTGCACGTCTTCTTTTTGATCGGTTTTCGCAACCGGCTGGCGGTAATGTTCGCCTGGTTCTGGGCATATTTGACCCGGGAGCGAAGTGCGAGATTGATCACCGGTGATGCCGAAGATCTCCGCGACGCATTAAAATTTCTCGAAGGCCGCTCGGCCGTGCCTGTCCAGCAGCCGAAAACAAAACACAAAACGATCAACTAA
- a CDS encoding TlpA family protein disulfide reductase, translating to MKEIVRNLTFFVSLCLVFSMLTGCAGTGANVANTNTSKSASNSNETKNSKSSEYPPLASGLAEADFELLDGSKFKVSEKKGKVLLLNIWGTWCGPCREEMPHLVEMQNKYAAQGLEIIGLNIGDGSGTPESIEQIKAFVEKMKLNYTIARSPNASTIQFYQISKQQVVPQTLLVDREGHLRGVFVGGGQRVIDSMKNTLDKTMAES from the coding sequence ATGAAAGAGATCGTACGTAACTTAACATTTTTTGTATCACTTTGCCTCGTGTTTTCGATGCTGACAGGCTGCGCCGGAACTGGAGCGAACGTTGCCAACACGAATACCTCGAAATCTGCCTCCAATTCCAACGAAACGAAAAACAGCAAATCCAGCGAATATCCGCCACTTGCATCCGGCCTCGCCGAGGCTGATTTCGAACTACTTGACGGTTCTAAATTTAAGGTTTCGGAAAAGAAAGGGAAGGTTTTGCTGCTCAATATTTGGGGCACGTGGTGCGGTCCTTGCCGCGAGGAAATGCCTCATCTTGTTGAAATGCAGAACAAATACGCCGCTCAGGGCCTCGAGATAATCGGTCTCAATATCGGCGACGGCAGCGGCACACCCGAATCTATTGAACAGATAAAGGCGTTCGTCGAGAAGATGAAACTCAACTACACGATCGCTCGGAGCCCGAATGCGTCGACCATCCAGTTCTATCAGATCAGTAAGCAGCAAGTTGTTCCGCAGACTTTGCTGGTTGACCGCGAGGGCCACCTCAGGGGCGTCTTCGTCGGTGGCGGACAGCGTGTTATCGATTCAATGAAGAATACACTCGATAAAACGATGGCTGAATCCTAG
- a CDS encoding RDD family protein — MMFDSVREELQTKITSGRLSPRPEVKQEMPLEMVSTPMAAKPIQPPRATPSMPSQMVSGSGAAVAVARPQTSQAVAVAPQPVRRVETADLVAPKTSPTLVGFQSKNATLPDWRIQLQNAVQQRKGGQVETAANVEVPANVEVAANPAPVLKAQVVKRAEPNTVESKISDPRVANALRRINESRNTFLETEKKAISRPPMPVAPKPYKFDVVPTNAAPSMPMPMPAKPNQAPKPRLVSAPAPLKRDTNKLPPIAMRPLEQAVVETRDEIRIEQPVAAAMPVEFAEIKRIRIRAEHQEIENYELPEVEGDDIEDLALFSTRFGAGLFDLIIASFASLLILSPVAFTRGDWFTAAGLLTFAGVSAIVMFLYMTICLGFYGKTMGMRLFSLELVDAVENEYPTLHQAAVSSSVYIFSLVFAGAGFLTVFFNEEKRAAHDLLSGTILVREF; from the coding sequence ATGATGTTCGACTCCGTCCGAGAGGAGTTGCAAACGAAGATCACGTCAGGACGTCTTTCCCCACGACCCGAAGTTAAACAGGAAATGCCGTTGGAAATGGTCTCGACACCGATGGCTGCGAAGCCGATCCAACCGCCTCGTGCAACTCCATCGATGCCAAGCCAAATGGTTTCGGGATCGGGAGCTGCTGTCGCCGTCGCTCGTCCTCAAACGAGCCAAGCGGTCGCAGTCGCTCCTCAGCCGGTGCGTCGTGTCGAAACGGCAGACCTCGTGGCTCCGAAGACTAGCCCGACGCTGGTCGGATTCCAAAGCAAGAACGCCACGCTGCCTGACTGGCGCATTCAATTGCAGAATGCAGTTCAGCAGAGAAAGGGCGGCCAGGTTGAAACGGCTGCAAATGTGGAGGTGCCAGCGAACGTCGAAGTTGCGGCGAATCCGGCCCCGGTTCTTAAGGCTCAGGTAGTTAAACGAGCCGAGCCAAATACCGTAGAATCGAAGATCTCGGATCCCCGCGTAGCGAATGCGCTTCGACGGATCAATGAATCGAGGAACACATTCCTTGAAACCGAAAAGAAGGCTATCTCGCGGCCACCGATGCCTGTGGCCCCAAAGCCTTATAAGTTCGACGTAGTGCCAACGAATGCAGCCCCGTCGATGCCGATGCCAATGCCGGCAAAGCCAAATCAAGCGCCAAAACCGCGGCTAGTCAGCGCTCCGGCTCCGCTTAAGCGCGATACAAATAAATTACCGCCGATCGCCATGCGGCCGCTTGAGCAGGCAGTCGTAGAAACTCGTGACGAAATTAGAATCGAACAACCGGTCGCGGCCGCGATGCCCGTCGAGTTTGCTGAGATCAAGCGGATCCGGATCCGGGCTGAACATCAGGAGATCGAGAATTATGAACTACCCGAGGTTGAGGGAGACGATATCGAAGATCTTGCATTGTTCTCAACACGGTTTGGGGCGGGCCTGTTCGATCTTATCATCGCTTCTTTTGCGAGCCTCTTGATCTTATCACCGGTTGCGTTCACCCGTGGTGACTGGTTTACGGCGGCCGGATTGCTTACATTTGCGGGTGTTTCTGCGATCGTTATGTTCCTTTACATGACGATCTGCCTCGGTTTTTATGGCAAAACGATGGGTATGAGGCTCTTCTCGCTCGAGCTCGTCGATGCCGTTGAAAATGAATACCCAACGCTGCATCAGGCTGCGGTCAGTTCGTCTGTCTATATATTCTCGCTCGTTTTTGCCGGTGCAGGGTTTCTGACGGTTTTTTTTAACGAAGAAAAGCGAGCTGCCCACGATCTGCTCTCGGGAACGATATTGGTTAGAGAGTTCTAA